Proteins co-encoded in one Chitinispirillales bacterium ANBcel5 genomic window:
- a CDS encoding DUF1015 domain-containing protein: protein MAGVRAFRGYRYNLRNQEELGLYCAPPYDMIDSELVEKLYQKNEYNAVRIIQNKKEQSDKENKDRHLRAAQTLNKLISQGVLKQDQQESVYIYQQNFVVNEGGIEKVKVRTGITVMVELVDFEKQVVFPHEYTLSGPKQDRYELLDATKTNTGQIFGLVPDQGDLFSLIAEVSERAEVCGEFNDESGVTHRLLRSSDSELISRVKDAMADRTILIADGHHRYETALRFYRDQGKEAYSHTMMTLVSMADPGLVIRPFHRLVRKKHSGKSVEMKKALQEYFDVTELGKAESGIVVEKLNQDSNKKMLYWDCDSSQLSELSLNEKGESFLKEFMTDKTSLWKHLDVSVINAIVINRILQLPLDGHILHDVVDYVKDANTAVENLNNEGEYYGGFFIKPMSIDTINEIVKGGERMPQKSTNFFPKLYSGLVFNRMENS, encoded by the coding sequence ATGGCCGGGGTTAGAGCTTTTAGAGGTTACAGGTATAACTTGAGAAATCAGGAGGAGCTTGGGCTGTACTGTGCGCCCCCATACGATATGATTGATAGCGAACTGGTTGAAAAACTGTATCAAAAAAATGAGTACAATGCGGTAAGGATAATCCAGAATAAAAAGGAACAATCAGATAAAGAAAACAAAGACCGTCATCTAAGAGCTGCTCAGACGTTGAATAAACTTATATCCCAGGGCGTACTCAAGCAGGATCAGCAGGAGTCGGTGTATATTTATCAGCAAAATTTTGTAGTTAATGAGGGTGGAATAGAAAAAGTTAAGGTTCGTACTGGTATCACTGTTATGGTGGAGCTTGTGGATTTCGAAAAACAGGTCGTTTTTCCGCATGAGTATACTTTATCCGGACCCAAACAGGATCGATACGAGCTGCTTGATGCTACAAAAACCAACACAGGGCAGATCTTTGGTTTAGTCCCGGATCAGGGCGATCTCTTTAGCCTGATTGCAGAAGTTAGCGAACGGGCAGAAGTTTGCGGTGAATTTAACGATGAAAGCGGTGTAACACACCGTCTTTTAAGAAGTTCTGATTCAGAGCTTATTAGTAGGGTTAAAGACGCAATGGCAGACAGGACTATTTTGATTGCTGATGGTCACCACCGGTATGAAACCGCACTTCGCTTTTACCGGGATCAGGGTAAAGAAGCATACTCTCATACAATGATGACACTGGTATCCATGGCTGATCCCGGGCTTGTTATACGCCCGTTTCATCGTCTTGTAAGAAAAAAACACAGTGGTAAAAGTGTTGAGATGAAAAAAGCGCTTCAGGAGTATTTTGATGTCACTGAGCTTGGGAAAGCAGAAAGTGGTATAGTTGTTGAAAAACTGAATCAGGACAGTAATAAAAAAATGCTCTACTGGGACTGTGATAGTTCTCAATTAAGTGAATTGAGTTTAAATGAAAAAGGTGAGAGTTTTTTAAAGGAGTTTATGACTGATAAAACTTCTTTATGGAAACATCTGGATGTCTCTGTTATAAATGCTATTGTGATAAACCGTATACTTCAACTGCCACTTGATGGGCATATATTACATGATGTCGTAGATTATGTAAAAGACGCGAATACTGCGGTGGAAAATCTCAATAACGAGGGAGAGTATTACGGAGGTTTCTTTATTAAACCTATGTCAATTGACACAATTAACGAAATAGTTAAGGGGGGAGAGAGAATGCCTCAAAAATCTACCAACTTTTTCCCAAAGCTATATTCGGGCCTGGTGTTCAATAGAATGGAAAATTCGTGA
- a CDS encoding ribonuclease HII — protein sequence MPEKCCKNSKGDLYQFDYEIKSESGNFIVGVDEAGRGPLAGPVVAAAVVLDYEQKIEKIDDSKKLNQKTREYLYDQITEKAPFWSVGIATVEEIDKNNVLNATFLAMKKAIENIECKWSIALIDGNHAIPFFDIKKQKTLIGGDGKSASIAAASIVAKVTRDRMMKDYHDLYPHYKFDTNKGYGTKEHISKIESYGLSPIHRRTFCNHFFIQTKLDL from the coding sequence ATGCCTGAAAAGTGCTGCAAAAACAGCAAAGGGGACCTGTATCAGTTTGACTATGAAATAAAATCCGAAAGCGGAAATTTTATTGTGGGTGTTGATGAAGCTGGCAGGGGACCGTTGGCAGGGCCGGTTGTCGCCGCGGCAGTTGTACTGGATTATGAACAGAAGATAGAAAAAATTGATGATTCAAAGAAATTAAATCAAAAAACCAGAGAATATTTATATGACCAAATAACGGAAAAAGCACCGTTTTGGTCTGTAGGGATAGCGACTGTTGAAGAGATAGACAAGAATAATGTGTTAAACGCGACCTTTCTTGCGATGAAAAAAGCTATCGAAAATATTGAATGCAAATGGAGTATCGCTCTTATAGATGGGAATCATGCGATTCCTTTTTTTGATATCAAAAAGCAAAAAACGTTGATTGGGGGAGATGGTAAGAGCGCATCAATTGCCGCAGCATCAATAGTCGCAAAAGTTACGCGGGATCGTATGATGAAAGACTATCATGATCTTTACCCTCACTATAAATTTGATACAAACAAAGGGTACGGGACAAAGGAACATATTTCGAAAATAGAAAGTTATGGATTGTCTCCTATACATCGCAGGACATTTTGTAACCATTTTTTTATCCAGACAAAACTTGATTTATAG
- the purN gene encoding phosphoribosylglycinamide formyltransferase: protein MMNCAVFASGQGSNFDILLQRKKAGDLHVNFVLMVGNNSSAGVFEKARKYGIEVLHCSPSHYLDEKEYCSSLIEKLEEKNVQLIVLAGYMKKLPAQLVHHFKEKIINIHPSLLPAFGGKGMYGSNVHKAVLDYGSKVTGVTVHFVDEEYDHGPVIIQEPVRVFDTDTCETLAARVLATEHAVYWKAVEAIACGHVRIQGRKVVVNA, encoded by the coding sequence ATGATGAATTGTGCTGTATTTGCATCTGGTCAGGGCAGTAATTTTGATATTCTTTTACAGAGAAAAAAAGCTGGTGATCTTCATGTAAATTTTGTACTGATGGTGGGCAATAACAGCTCCGCGGGGGTTTTTGAAAAAGCCAGGAAGTATGGCATAGAAGTACTACACTGTTCACCATCTCATTATTTAGATGAAAAAGAGTATTGCTCTTCGTTAATTGAAAAGCTTGAAGAGAAAAATGTGCAATTAATCGTGCTTGCGGGATACATGAAAAAACTTCCCGCGCAACTGGTTCACCATTTTAAGGAAAAGATCATAAATATTCACCCGTCACTGCTTCCTGCATTTGGCGGAAAAGGGATGTATGGCTCCAATGTGCACAAAGCAGTATTGGATTATGGATCAAAAGTTACAGGGGTGACAGTACATTTCGTTGACGAAGAATATGACCATGGACCCGTTATAATTCAGGAACCGGTAAGAGTTTTTGACACCGATACCTGTGAAACCCTTGCGGCAAGAGTGCTTGCTACAGAACACGCTGTTTACTGGAAAGCAGTTGAAGCGATTGCATGCGGTCATGTCAGGATACAGGGGCGAAAGGTAGTTGTGAATGCCTGA
- a CDS encoding glycosyltransferase family 2 protein: MFETLMGPNVVTKMLFFIAALIVTAEFVATVFTIFYQRYIYDRYMRPKFSDSYNPRCTVIVPCKGVPKDLGRNLMGFLELEYNNYEVIFVVEKESDKAVPYIKAITEKDKRAKLVVAGLSTRCAQKNHNMIAGLRKADESNVYVFADSDIKPDPTWLKELILPLADEKVTVTSGFRWLNPPEGSLGELTHSYVNIFIYVSFSAACFFGGVGLWGGSMAIRKKDFDELGVEEKWSKAAVDDMSLSHLVFKGSKKAVVVPSCITQTDDLLKTVGGSVSWFERQIMFLKAYQRKLWFFPTLPMAVSVLILIFLLPVALLGSVLSPSYSFTDLGGGAALVFYLGQALSATLYPFLGKMTRFYKFILFQPFMRLTHIISYFRTFMTNTIVWSGIRYNLSKSGDVDSLEHIAQESNI; encoded by the coding sequence TTGTTTGAAACTCTGATGGGTCCTAATGTGGTAACAAAAATGCTGTTTTTTATTGCTGCTCTAATTGTTACTGCAGAGTTTGTGGCTACTGTATTTACCATCTTCTACCAACGATATATCTACGACAGATATATGCGTCCCAAATTCAGTGATTCCTACAATCCACGGTGTACCGTTATCGTCCCCTGTAAGGGTGTTCCAAAAGATCTGGGAAGAAACTTAATGGGATTTCTGGAGTTGGAGTACAACAACTACGAAGTAATCTTTGTGGTAGAAAAAGAGAGCGATAAAGCCGTACCCTACATCAAGGCCATAACGGAAAAAGACAAAAGGGCTAAGCTTGTGGTAGCAGGGCTTTCCACCAGGTGTGCTCAAAAAAATCACAACATGATTGCGGGGCTACGAAAAGCGGATGAATCAAATGTGTATGTGTTCGCTGATTCAGACATCAAACCAGACCCCACCTGGCTAAAAGAGCTTATTTTGCCACTGGCAGATGAAAAAGTTACAGTTACAAGCGGCTTTAGATGGCTTAATCCTCCGGAAGGTAGTTTGGGGGAGCTTACCCACTCCTATGTGAATATCTTTATATACGTTAGTTTCAGTGCGGCATGCTTTTTTGGTGGTGTGGGTTTGTGGGGCGGCTCAATGGCAATCAGGAAGAAGGATTTTGATGAGCTTGGTGTAGAGGAGAAATGGTCAAAGGCCGCGGTTGATGATATGAGCCTTTCACATCTGGTCTTCAAGGGGTCGAAAAAAGCTGTTGTGGTACCATCATGTATTACTCAAACTGATGATTTGCTGAAAACGGTTGGTGGTTCAGTTTCATGGTTCGAACGACAGATAATGTTTCTTAAAGCCTATCAGCGAAAGCTATGGTTTTTCCCCACGCTACCCATGGCTGTTTCGGTATTAATTCTTATTTTTCTATTACCAGTGGCGCTGCTTGGATCAGTGCTTTCACCCTCGTATAGTTTTACTGATTTAGGTGGTGGGGCTGCTCTTGTTTTTTATCTGGGCCAGGCACTCTCCGCAACGCTTTATCCATTTCTTGGAAAAATGACCCGTTTTTATAAGTTCATATTATTTCAGCCTTTTATGCGATTGACCCATATAATCAGTTATTTCAGAACGTTTATGACAAATACAATCGTTTGGTCTGGAATACGATATAATCTCAGTAAAAGTGGTGATGTGGATTCCTTGGAGCACATTGCACAGGAATCAAACATCTGA
- a CDS encoding ankyrin repeat domain-containing protein has translation MKPVRILGAIIITVALSTRADINVRDDQGWTLLHRAAYHNQVDAIERLLGEGANINVRNNHNATPLHWAAHQGNDESVEFLLSHGADANAKDRDGWAPLHRAAYEGHAQSAEILLSKGANVNSKNNHGSTPLHWAVYNNQIDVVRVLGRSGADVNAQNEKGSTPLHRAALRGHGNVAELIIRNGATPDIQDNYGWTPLHRAAFNGRTKAVQRLISLGADLNIKDTKGGTPLHRAVYNGQVSTATLLIENGAEINAANTSGWTPLHRAAYDGNTQLVELLLTNGADSSIKNNFNATALHWATLEQRSTVIEMLEKHDNEENK, from the coding sequence ATGAAACCGGTCAGAATATTAGGGGCGATAATTATCACCGTAGCACTTTCTACCCGTGCTGATATAAACGTAAGAGATGATCAGGGCTGGACCCTTCTTCACAGAGCCGCTTATCACAATCAGGTTGATGCCATAGAACGGTTACTTGGTGAAGGAGCCAATATCAATGTGCGTAATAACCATAATGCCACACCTCTTCACTGGGCTGCTCACCAGGGTAATGATGAATCGGTGGAGTTTTTGCTTAGCCATGGCGCCGATGCCAACGCAAAAGACAGAGACGGCTGGGCTCCGCTTCACCGGGCAGCGTATGAAGGTCATGCTCAGAGTGCTGAAATTCTCCTTTCAAAAGGTGCAAACGTAAACAGTAAGAACAACCATGGATCTACTCCGCTTCACTGGGCTGTGTATAACAATCAAATCGATGTGGTAAGGGTGCTTGGCAGAAGTGGTGCTGATGTAAACGCTCAAAACGAAAAAGGCAGCACTCCGCTTCACCGGGCAGCTCTCAGGGGACATGGCAATGTTGCAGAACTGATCATTCGAAACGGGGCAACCCCTGATATTCAGGACAACTATGGCTGGACCCCGCTTCACCGGGCGGCTTTTAACGGACGAACCAAAGCAGTACAGCGGCTGATCTCTTTGGGAGCAGATTTAAACATCAAAGACACCAAAGGCGGCACCCCGCTTCACCGGGCAGTGTATAATGGTCAAGTAAGTACAGCAACGCTTTTGATAGAAAATGGAGCAGAGATAAATGCAGCCAACACCAGTGGCTGGACTCCACTTCACCGAGCAGCTTATGATGGTAACACACAGCTGGTCGAGCTTCTTTTAACCAATGGAGCTGATTCAAGCATCAAAAATAATTTCAATGCCACTGCGCTTCACTGGGCAACCCTTGAGCAGCGCAGCACGGTGATAGAGATGCTTGAAAAGCACGACAATGAAGAAAACAAGTAA